The following are encoded in a window of Eschrichtius robustus isolate mEscRob2 chromosome 1, mEscRob2.pri, whole genome shotgun sequence genomic DNA:
- the HAPLN3 gene encoding hyaluronan and proteoglycan link protein 3 yields the protein MDLPLLVLLLPLCCVSGLPFYNGFYYSNSPNGWNAGKGHGEGIFNGVKLVVETPEEILFSYRGANVTLPCRYHYEPALVSPRPVRIKWWKLSENGAPEQDVLVAIGLRHRAFGDYRGRVHLWQEREREVSLEIRDLRLEDYGRYRCEVIDGLEDESGLVELELRGVVFPYQHPQGRYQFNFHEAQWACEEQDAVVASFEQLFRAWEEGLDWCNAGWLQDASVQYPITQARHPCGGLGLAPGVRSYGPRHRRLHRYDVFCFAAALRGEVYYLEHPEKLTLAEAKEACQEDDAQIAKVGQLFAAWKFHGLDRCDAGWLADGSARYPVAHARHNCGSLEPGVRSFGFPDPHSRKYGVYCYRPR from the exons ATGGACCTGCCGCTCCTGGTCCTGCTGCTTCCGCTGTGCTGCGTCTCGGGCCTGCCCTTCTACAATGGCTTCTACTACTCCAATAGTCCCAACGGCTGGAACGCGGGCAAGGGCCACGGCGAAG GCATCTTCAATGGAGTGAAGCTGGTGGTAGAGACGCCTGAGGAGATCCTGTTTTCCTACCGTGGGGCCAACGTGACCCTGCCCTGCCGCTACCACTACGAGCCGGCCCTGGTCTCTCCTCGGCCCGTACGCATCAAATGGTGGAAACTGTCGGAGAATGGGGCCCCGGAGCAGGACGTGCTGGTGGCGATTGGGCTGAGGCACCGCGCCTTCGGAGACTACCGAGGTCGGGTGCATCTGTGGCAGGAGAGGGAGCGTGAAGTGTCACTGGAGATCCGGGACCTGAGGCTGGAGGACTATGGGCGCTACCGCTGCGAGGTCATTGATGGGCTGGAGGATGAGAGTGGCCTGGTGGAGCTGGAGCTGCGGG gtgTGGTCTTCCCTTACCAACACCCCCAAGGGCGCTACCAGTTCAACTTCCACGAGGCCCAGTGGGCCTGCGAGGAACAGGACGCGGTGGTGGCCTCCTTTGAGCAGCTGTTCCGGGCCTGGGAGGAAGGCCTGGACTGGTGCAACGCGGGCTGGCTGCAGGACGCCTCTGTGCAGTACCCCATCACGCAGGCCCGACACCCCTGCGGTGGCCTGGGCCTGGCACCTGGCGTGCGCAGCTACGGCCCACGCCACCGCCGCCTGCACCGCTATGATGTGTTCTGCTTTGCTGCTGCCCTCAGGG GGGAGGTGTACTACCTGGAGCACCCTGAGAAGCTGACACTGGCAGAGGCAAAGGAGGCCTGCCAGGAAGACGATGCCCAGATCGCCAAGGTGGGCCAGCTCTTTGCCGCCTGGAAGTTCCACGGCCTGGACCGTTGCGATGCTGGTTGGCTGGCAGATGGCAGTGCCCGCTACCCTGTGGCTCACGCACGTCACAACTGTGGGTCCCTGGAGCCTGGGGTCCGAAGCTTCGGTTTCCCAGACCCACATAGCCGCAAGTATGGCGTCTATTGCTACCGGCCGCGCTAG